Proteins from one Terriglobales bacterium genomic window:
- the gcvPB gene encoding aminomethyl-transferring glycine dehydrogenase subunit GcvPB, with product MADRIKKARPHVTQNEGLIFEKSSPGKAAWKLPPLDVPEIDAAEVLGAAARADLGVMPEVSEIEIIRHFTRISTWNYGVDTGLYPLGSCTMKYNARVNETAARMDGLAGAHPYQPEQLSQGAMRVLKVLSDALLDITGMDAITLQPAAGAHGELTGILLARAYLESKGNPRKKILIPDSAHGTNPATAAIAGYAVENLKSNAQGMVDVAALAAQMNEDVAALMLTNPNTLGVFEQEIHKIADLMHAKGGLLYMDGANMNALVGKTRPGDFGVDVMHLNLHKTFSTPHGGGGPGSGPVACKSILEPFLPVPVVVEKPDGALGFDYERPRAIGRVRAFYGNFGMHVRALAYIMANGPEGLRQTTEDAVLNANYLRKKLEDVYDLPYRTPSMHEVVFSDRNQTRHGVKTGDIAKRLIDYGFHSYTVSFPLIVPGALMVEPTESESKEELDQFVEAMRSIAEEAEHEPDTILTSPHTTRVSRLDEVMAARKPVLRWKKSQAFNAQDAEGR from the coding sequence ATGGCTGATCGGATCAAGAAAGCGCGGCCGCACGTCACGCAGAACGAAGGGCTGATCTTCGAGAAGTCGTCGCCGGGAAAAGCGGCGTGGAAGCTGCCTCCGCTGGATGTGCCGGAGATCGACGCGGCGGAGGTGCTGGGCGCGGCGGCGCGCGCCGACCTGGGCGTGATGCCGGAAGTGAGCGAGATCGAGATCATCCGGCACTTCACGCGCATTTCGACCTGGAACTACGGCGTGGACACGGGGCTGTATCCGCTGGGGTCGTGCACGATGAAGTACAACGCGCGCGTAAATGAGACGGCGGCGCGGATGGACGGCCTGGCGGGCGCGCATCCTTATCAGCCGGAGCAGCTTTCGCAGGGCGCGATGCGGGTGCTGAAGGTGCTCAGTGACGCGCTGCTCGACATTACCGGCATGGACGCGATCACGCTCCAGCCGGCGGCGGGCGCGCACGGCGAGCTGACCGGCATCCTGCTGGCGCGCGCCTACCTGGAGTCAAAAGGAAATCCGCGAAAGAAGATCCTGATTCCCGACTCGGCGCACGGCACGAATCCCGCGACGGCGGCGATTGCCGGCTACGCGGTCGAAAATCTCAAGTCAAATGCGCAGGGCATGGTGGACGTGGCGGCGCTGGCGGCGCAGATGAATGAAGATGTGGCCGCGCTGATGCTGACAAATCCGAACACGCTGGGCGTGTTCGAGCAGGAGATCCACAAGATTGCCGACCTGATGCATGCCAAGGGCGGGCTGCTGTACATGGACGGCGCGAACATGAACGCGCTGGTGGGCAAGACGCGTCCCGGAGACTTCGGCGTGGACGTGATGCACCTGAACCTGCACAAGACGTTTTCCACGCCGCATGGCGGCGGCGGGCCGGGGTCGGGCCCGGTGGCTTGCAAGAGCATCCTGGAGCCGTTCCTGCCGGTGCCGGTCGTGGTCGAGAAACCGGACGGCGCTTTGGGTTTTGACTATGAGCGTCCGCGGGCGATCGGCCGGGTGCGAGCGTTCTACGGAAACTTCGGCATGCACGTGCGCGCGCTGGCGTACATCATGGCGAATGGGCCGGAGGGACTGCGGCAGACGACCGAAGACGCGGTGCTCAACGCCAACTATCTGCGCAAGAAACTGGAAGACGTATATGACCTGCCGTATCGCACGCCGTCGATGCACGAAGTGGTGTTCAGCGACCGCAATCAGACGCGGCACGGCGTGAAGACGGGCGACATCGCCAAGCGGCTGATCGACTACGGATTCCATTCCTACACGGTGTCGTTCCCGCTGATCGTGCCGGGCGCGCTGATGGTGGAGCCGACCGAGAGCGAGTCGAAGGAAGAGCTGGACCAGTTCGTGGAGGCGATGCGCTCCATCGCCGAAGAAGCCGAGCACGAGCCCGACACCATCCTGACGTCGCCGCATACGACGCGCGTCTCGCGGCTGGACGAGGTGATGGCGGCGCGGAAGCCGGTGCTGCGGTGGAAGAAAAGCCAGGCCTTCAACGCGCAGGACGCAGAGGGGCGCTGA
- the gcvH gene encoding glycine cleavage system protein GcvH — translation MASYPAKYKYTKEHEWVETAGDTGTIGITDYAQHSLGDIVFVELPKVGAEVTAGKSFGTVESVKAVSELYAPVSGTVTAVNEALATSPEKINSDAHGAWMIKVALKDPKEADGLLSAADYEKFVAEEK, via the coding sequence ATGGCGTCGTATCCGGCGAAGTACAAGTACACGAAAGAACACGAGTGGGTCGAGACGGCCGGCGACACGGGCACGATCGGCATCACCGACTACGCCCAGCATTCGCTGGGCGACATTGTGTTCGTCGAGCTGCCGAAGGTCGGCGCCGAGGTGACGGCGGGCAAGAGCTTCGGCACGGTGGAGTCGGTGAAGGCGGTGTCGGAGCTGTACGCGCCGGTGTCGGGCACGGTGACGGCGGTGAACGAGGCGCTGGCCACGTCGCCGGAGAAGATCAACTCCGATGCGCACGGCGCGTGGATGATCAAGGTCGCGCTGAAAGATCCGAAAGAGGCCGACGGGTTGCTGAGCGCGGCGGATTACGAGAAGTTTGTGGCGGAAGAGAAGTAG
- the glgC gene encoding glucose-1-phosphate adenylyltransferase, whose protein sequence is MKDTLGVLLAGGAGERLYPLTRDRAKPAVTFGGIYRIIDVTLSNCINSDLRRVYILTQYKALSLNRHIREGWNIVAREMGEFVEILPPMKRVSDNWYMGTADAVYQNIYSIGSEQPRHVLVLSGDHIYKMNYELMLRQHNDSGADVTIATILIPPEETSRFGVVDIDRDGRIVGFVEKPEKTDIRSPYNPRMVSGSMGVYLFNTEVLIPVLLKDAEDPQSSHDFGHDILPRMMDEYKVYSFNFVDENKKEALYWRDVGTLEAYYEANMDIVSVSPVFNLYDAEWPIRTHQHQYPPAKFVFGEPKRMGVAIDSIVSMGCIISGGVVRNSVVSPDVRVNSYAEVDASIIFSHVNVGRHARIRRAIIDRDVHIPEGTVIGYDQEADRQRYFVTDSGITVVTRDYSLFESPVSVDYFTSE, encoded by the coding sequence ATGAAAGACACCCTCGGAGTCCTGCTGGCCGGAGGCGCGGGCGAGCGCCTGTATCCGCTGACGCGCGACCGCGCCAAGCCGGCGGTCACGTTCGGCGGGATCTACCGCATCATTGACGTCACGCTCTCCAACTGCATCAACAGCGACCTGCGGCGGGTGTACATCCTCACGCAGTACAAGGCGCTCTCGCTGAACCGGCACATTCGCGAAGGGTGGAACATCGTGGCGCGCGAGATGGGCGAGTTCGTGGAGATCCTGCCGCCGATGAAGCGCGTTTCCGACAACTGGTACATGGGGACGGCGGACGCGGTGTACCAGAACATTTATTCCATCGGCAGCGAGCAGCCGCGGCACGTGCTGGTGCTGAGCGGCGACCACATCTACAAGATGAATTATGAGCTGATGCTACGGCAGCACAACGACTCGGGCGCCGACGTGACGATCGCGACCATCCTGATTCCGCCGGAGGAAACGAGCCGCTTTGGCGTGGTGGACATTGACCGCGACGGGCGCATCGTGGGCTTCGTGGAGAAGCCGGAGAAGACCGACATCCGCTCACCCTACAACCCGCGGATGGTGTCAGGCTCGATGGGCGTGTACCTGTTCAACACCGAGGTGCTGATCCCGGTGCTGCTGAAGGACGCCGAGGACCCGCAGTCGAGCCACGACTTCGGGCACGACATCCTGCCGCGCATGATGGATGAGTACAAGGTGTACTCGTTCAACTTCGTGGACGAGAACAAGAAGGAAGCGCTCTATTGGCGCGACGTGGGAACGCTGGAGGCGTACTACGAGGCGAACATGGACATCGTGTCGGTGTCGCCGGTGTTCAACCTGTACGACGCGGAGTGGCCCATCCGCACGCACCAGCACCAGTATCCGCCGGCCAAGTTCGTGTTCGGCGAACCGAAGCGCATGGGCGTGGCGATTGATTCGATCGTGTCGATGGGCTGCATCATCTCGGGCGGCGTGGTGCGCAACAGCGTGGTCTCGCCCGACGTGCGGGTGAACAGCTACGCCGAGGTGGACGCCAGCATCATCTTCTCGCACGTGAACGTGGGGCGGCACGCGCGCATCCGGCGGGCCATCATTGACCGCGACGTGCACATTCCCGAGGGCACGGTGATCGGCTACGACCAGGAGGCCGACCGGCAGCGGTATTTCGTGACCGACAGCGGCATCACGGTGGTCACGCGCGACTATTCGCTGTTTGAGAGCCCAGTGAGCGTGGACTACTTCACGTCGGAGTAA
- a CDS encoding FAD-dependent oxidoreductase, which translates to MAKPILLSVDDDSDVLRAIERDLRSQYGRDYRVISSDSPESALNLLRQLKLRNDRVALLLADQRMPMMDGVGFLQQARQIYPEAKRALLTAYADTTAAISAINEANINYFFMKPWDPPALHLYPQLDDMLDDWKASSPPSFEGIRVLGTRWSPRCYELREFLARNRVPYQWIDVETSANDPETRQLLNSLGPEASELPVVLFPDGTRLLETLPAAIAEKVGLRTRAQTSFYDLAIVGGGPAGLAAAVYGASEGLKTVMIEREAPGGQAGMSARIENYLGFPVGLSGADLARRAVVQAERFGVEILSPQEAVGVRVEDPYRFIRLADGSEISCHALMIAAGVQWRRLDAPGVDRLQGAGVYYGGGATEAISCKDEIVYVIGGANSAGQAALNFAKYAERVVMLVRGPSLAATMSQYLIDQVKSEPKIQLWTHASVQQVHGETRLEEISVLCSDSNKVERVPANAMFIFIGALPRTDWLQGVVERDDRGFILTGPDLLRSGDRPKGWTLDRDPYLLETNVPGMFAVGDVRHGSVKRVASGVGEGSVAVQFIHQYLSKV; encoded by the coding sequence ATGGCGAAACCGATTCTGTTAAGCGTTGATGACGATTCAGACGTGCTGCGCGCCATCGAGCGCGATCTCCGCTCGCAATACGGCCGCGACTACCGCGTCATCAGCAGCGACTCCCCGGAAAGCGCGCTCAACCTGCTGCGCCAGCTCAAACTCCGCAACGACCGCGTGGCCCTCCTGCTCGCCGACCAGCGCATGCCCATGATGGACGGCGTCGGCTTCCTCCAGCAGGCGCGCCAGATTTATCCCGAGGCCAAGCGCGCCCTGCTCACCGCCTACGCCGACACCACCGCGGCCATCAGCGCCATCAACGAAGCCAACATCAACTACTTTTTCATGAAGCCGTGGGACCCGCCGGCGCTGCACCTGTATCCGCAGCTCGACGACATGCTCGATGACTGGAAGGCCTCCTCTCCGCCGAGCTTTGAGGGCATCCGCGTGCTCGGCACCCGCTGGTCGCCGCGATGTTATGAGCTGCGCGAGTTTCTCGCCCGCAACCGCGTTCCCTACCAGTGGATCGACGTTGAGACCTCCGCCAACGATCCGGAAACACGCCAGCTCCTCAACTCCCTCGGTCCGGAGGCGTCCGAGCTCCCGGTCGTGCTCTTTCCTGACGGCACCAGGCTGCTCGAAACGCTTCCCGCCGCCATTGCCGAGAAAGTCGGCCTGCGCACCCGCGCGCAAACCAGCTTCTACGACCTGGCCATCGTTGGCGGCGGACCCGCCGGCCTTGCGGCCGCCGTTTACGGCGCCTCCGAGGGCCTCAAAACGGTGATGATCGAGCGCGAAGCGCCCGGCGGACAGGCCGGCATGAGCGCGCGCATCGAAAACTATCTCGGCTTCCCCGTCGGACTCAGCGGCGCCGACCTGGCGCGCCGCGCCGTCGTCCAGGCCGAGCGCTTCGGCGTCGAAATCCTCTCCCCCCAGGAAGCGGTCGGCGTGCGCGTCGAAGACCCCTATCGCTTCATCAGGCTCGCCGACGGCAGCGAGATCTCCTGCCACGCGCTCATGATCGCCGCCGGCGTCCAGTGGCGCCGCCTCGACGCGCCCGGCGTCGATCGCCTGCAGGGCGCGGGCGTGTACTACGGCGGCGGCGCCACCGAAGCCATCTCCTGCAAGGACGAAATCGTCTACGTCATCGGCGGCGCCAACTCCGCCGGACAGGCCGCGCTCAACTTCGCCAAGTACGCCGAGCGCGTCGTCATGCTGGTGCGCGGCCCCTCGCTGGCCGCCACCATGTCGCAGTACCTGATCGACCAGGTGAAGAGCGAGCCCAAAATCCAGCTCTGGACCCATGCCAGCGTCCAGCAGGTCCACGGCGAGACGCGCCTGGAAGAAATTTCGGTGCTCTGCTCCGACAGCAACAAGGTCGAGCGCGTGCCCGCCAACGCCATGTTCATCTTCATCGGCGCTCTGCCGCGCACCGATTGGCTTCAAGGCGTCGTGGAAAGAGACGACCGCGGCTTCATCCTCACCGGGCCCGATCTGCTTCGCTCCGGCGACCGCCCCAAGGGCTGGACGCTCGACCGCGATCCCTATCTGCTCGAGACCAACGTTCCCGGCATGTTCGCCGTCGGCGACGTGCGCCACGGCTCGGTCAAGCGCGTGGCCTCAGGCGTAGGCGAAGGCTCGGTTGCCGTGCAATTCATCCATCAGTACCTGAGCAAGGTGTGA
- a CDS encoding methylmalonyl-CoA mutase family protein, which yields MAAPEAGAGEATRPLYTPADLAEWDYERDVGYPGEYPFTRGIQATMYRGRLWTMRQYAGMGDAEESNKRYKYLLGHGTMGLSVAFDLPTQIGMDSDHAMAAGEVGKVGVAIDSIEDMQRLFDGIDLEKISTSMTINATAAILLALYVAVAKRAGANVRKLSGTVQNDILKEYIARGTYIYPPRQAMRIVTDIFAYANREAPEWNTISISGYHMREAGSTAVQEVAFTLANGMTYVQAAMEAGLDVDAFAPRLSFFFNCHNNFFEEVAKFRAARRLWARIMRERFRAKSPRSWMLRFHTQTAGSTLTAQQPENNIVRTALQAMAAVLGGTQSLHTNSYDEALSLPTEQAARVALRTQQIVAYESGAPNTVDPLAGSYYVESLTGEVERGAQEYLDKIEAMGGMLKAIERGYVQAEIQNAAYEYQQKIDRLEQVVVGVNRFTLEDEKAIPIQRIDEDLERRQVERVRALRARRDAKAWSAALAGVEDAARSGENLMPRIIAAVEAYATVGEISDALRKVFGEYQETVVV from the coding sequence ATGGCGGCGCCGGAGGCCGGGGCGGGCGAGGCGACGCGTCCTCTATATACGCCTGCTGATCTGGCGGAATGGGACTACGAGCGCGATGTTGGGTATCCGGGAGAGTATCCGTTCACGCGCGGCATTCAGGCGACGATGTATCGCGGGCGGCTGTGGACCATGCGGCAGTACGCCGGCATGGGCGACGCCGAGGAGTCGAACAAGCGGTACAAGTACCTGCTGGGGCACGGCACCATGGGCCTGAGCGTGGCCTTCGATCTGCCGACGCAGATCGGCATGGACTCGGACCACGCGATGGCGGCGGGAGAAGTGGGCAAGGTGGGCGTGGCGATTGACTCCATCGAAGACATGCAGAGGCTGTTCGACGGCATCGACCTGGAGAAGATCTCCACCTCGATGACGATCAACGCGACGGCGGCGATCCTGCTGGCGCTGTACGTGGCGGTGGCGAAGCGGGCGGGCGCGAATGTCCGCAAGCTGTCGGGCACGGTGCAGAACGACATCCTGAAGGAGTACATCGCGCGCGGGACCTATATCTATCCGCCGCGGCAGGCGATGCGGATCGTGACCGACATTTTCGCGTACGCGAACCGCGAGGCGCCGGAGTGGAACACGATCTCGATTTCCGGCTACCACATGCGCGAGGCAGGGTCGACCGCCGTGCAGGAAGTGGCGTTCACGCTGGCCAACGGCATGACGTATGTGCAGGCGGCGATGGAGGCGGGGCTCGACGTGGATGCGTTCGCGCCGCGTCTGAGCTTTTTCTTCAACTGCCACAACAATTTTTTCGAAGAAGTGGCCAAGTTCCGCGCGGCGCGCCGGCTGTGGGCGCGCATCATGCGCGAGCGGTTCCGGGCGAAGAGTCCGCGGTCGTGGATGCTGCGCTTCCACACGCAGACGGCGGGCTCGACGCTGACGGCGCAGCAGCCGGAGAACAACATTGTCCGGACGGCGCTGCAGGCGATGGCGGCGGTGCTGGGCGGCACGCAGTCGCTGCACACCAACAGCTACGACGAGGCGCTGTCGCTGCCGACCGAGCAGGCGGCGCGGGTGGCGCTGCGCACGCAGCAGATCGTGGCGTATGAGTCGGGCGCACCGAACACGGTGGACCCGCTGGCGGGGTCGTACTACGTCGAGTCGCTGACCGGCGAGGTGGAGCGCGGAGCGCAGGAGTACCTGGACAAGATCGAGGCGATGGGCGGGATGCTGAAGGCGATCGAGCGCGGGTATGTGCAGGCCGAGATCCAGAACGCCGCCTACGAGTATCAGCAGAAGATCGACCGGCTGGAGCAGGTGGTGGTCGGCGTGAACCGATTTACGCTGGAGGACGAGAAGGCGATCCCGATCCAGCGCATTGACGAAGACCTGGAGCGGCGGCAGGTTGAGCGCGTGCGGGCGCTGCGCGCGCGCCGGGATGCCAAGGCGTGGTCGGCGGCGCTGGCGGGCGTGGAAGACGCGGCGAGGTCGGGCGAGAACCTGATGCCGCGCATCATTGCGGCGGTGGAAGCGTATGCCACGGTCGGCGAGATCAGCGATGCGCTGAGGAAGGTGTTTGGGGAGTATCAGGAGACGGTGGTCGTCTGA
- the gcvPA gene encoding aminomethyl-transferring glycine dehydrogenase subunit GcvPA: MRYLPKSPAERAEMLREIGCGTIEELFAPIPAEYRLKRDLKVPRSMAESEIVEWFRQRSQENALGYASFLGAGAYNHYRPVVIDALVSRGEFFTAYTPYQAEIAQGTLQAIFEFQTMICELTGMEVANASMYDGSTAAAEAVMMAVRVTGRSSAVVARSVHPEYREVLGTYAKHQGMPWREAGFGADGRVDAKKLAAAITDDTACVLIQSPNFFGTIEDVAALAELAHSRGALLIVAIAEAVSLGIVKPPAEADIVSMEAQSFGVPLGFGGPYAGVIATKEKFVRQMPGRLVGETRDKQGRRGFVLTLSTREQHIRREKATSNICTNQALVALMATIFMTVYGREGLKELAKQNLAKAHYAAGEFRKRAEVLFGGAPRFNEFVVVTDEDPKALNERLVREKIIGGFPLRKFYPELGNAALWCCTEMTAREAIDRAAGAAGKARRLAERPQEVGR, translated from the coding sequence ATGCGTTATCTACCCAAGAGTCCTGCTGAACGCGCCGAGATGCTGCGCGAGATCGGCTGCGGCACAATCGAAGAGCTGTTTGCGCCGATTCCGGCCGAGTATCGGCTGAAGCGCGACCTCAAGGTCCCGCGTTCGATGGCCGAGTCGGAGATCGTGGAGTGGTTCCGGCAGCGCTCGCAGGAGAACGCGCTGGGCTACGCCAGTTTTCTCGGCGCAGGCGCGTACAACCACTACCGGCCGGTGGTGATTGACGCGCTGGTGTCGCGCGGCGAGTTCTTCACCGCCTATACGCCCTACCAGGCGGAGATCGCGCAGGGAACGCTGCAGGCGATCTTCGAATTCCAGACGATGATCTGCGAGCTGACCGGCATGGAGGTGGCGAACGCTTCCATGTACGACGGCTCAACCGCGGCGGCCGAAGCGGTGATGATGGCGGTGCGCGTGACCGGGCGCAGCTCGGCGGTGGTGGCGCGCAGCGTGCATCCGGAGTATCGCGAGGTGCTGGGCACGTACGCGAAGCACCAGGGCATGCCGTGGCGCGAGGCCGGCTTCGGCGCCGACGGTCGCGTGGACGCGAAGAAGCTGGCGGCGGCGATCACCGACGACACGGCGTGCGTGCTGATCCAGTCGCCGAACTTCTTCGGAACCATCGAGGACGTGGCGGCGCTGGCTGAGCTGGCGCACAGCCGCGGCGCGCTGCTGATCGTGGCGATCGCCGAAGCGGTGTCGCTGGGGATCGTGAAGCCGCCGGCGGAAGCCGACATTGTGAGCATGGAAGCGCAGTCGTTCGGCGTGCCGCTCGGTTTTGGCGGTCCGTATGCGGGCGTGATCGCGACCAAAGAGAAATTCGTGCGGCAGATGCCGGGGCGGCTGGTGGGTGAGACGCGCGACAAGCAGGGGCGGCGCGGGTTCGTGCTCACGCTCTCAACACGCGAACAGCACATACGGCGCGAGAAGGCGACGAGCAACATCTGCACCAACCAGGCGCTGGTGGCGCTGATGGCGACCATTTTCATGACGGTGTACGGGCGCGAGGGGCTCAAGGAGCTGGCGAAGCAGAACCTGGCGAAAGCGCACTACGCGGCCGGCGAGTTCAGAAAGCGCGCGGAGGTGCTGTTTGGCGGCGCGCCTCGGTTCAACGAATTCGTTGTCGTGACGGATGAAGATCCCAAGGCGCTCAATGAGCGGCTGGTGCGCGAGAAGATCATCGGCGGATTTCCGCTGCGGAAGTTCTATCCGGAGCTGGGCAACGCGGCGCTGTGGTGCTGCACGGAGATGACGGCGCGCGAGGCGATTGACCGGGCGGCGGGCGCGGCCGGGAAAGCGCGACGGCTGGCGGAGAGGCCGCAGGAAGTTGGGCGCTGA
- a CDS encoding DUF2911 domain-containing protein: MPKLTVSLALLALAATTFAQQRPSPPGTAETTLKGKKITINYSRPRINDPRTGQPRKIMGGLVPYGDVWRTGANEATTFVTEAPVTVGGKDVPAGSYTLFTLPEQDKWTLIISRKTGEWGIPYPGQQDDFARIPMKVETLTSTVDPFTISFDKKSDTEAALKLAWEKTQASVDVKAK; this comes from the coding sequence ATGCCCAAGCTCACCGTTTCACTCGCCCTTCTCGCCCTCGCCGCCACCACCTTCGCCCAGCAGCGCCCCAGCCCGCCGGGAACAGCCGAGACCACGCTCAAAGGCAAGAAGATCACCATCAACTACAGCCGTCCCAGGATCAACGACCCGCGCACCGGCCAGCCGCGCAAGATCATGGGTGGCCTGGTGCCCTACGGCGATGTCTGGCGCACCGGCGCCAACGAAGCCACCACCTTCGTCACCGAAGCGCCCGTAACGGTTGGCGGCAAGGATGTCCCCGCCGGCAGCTACACGCTCTTCACGTTGCCCGAGCAGGACAAGTGGACGCTCATCATCAGCAGGAAGACCGGCGAGTGGGGCATTCCCTATCCCGGCCAGCAGGACGACTTCGCCCGCATCCCGATGAAAGTCGAAACGCTCACCAGCACCGTGGACCCGTTCACGATTTCATTCGACAAAAAGAGCGACACCGAGGCGGCCCTCAAACTGGCATGGGAAAAGACGCAGGCCAGCGTGGACGTGAAGGCGAAGTAG
- a CDS encoding glucose 1-dehydrogenase: MKSIQQLFDLSGKTAIVTGASYGLGVTFAEALAMQGANVAAAARSVDKLKALAAKLGDAKSLAVACDVSEAAQVAALFERVVNRFGRVDIVVNNAGINDGFVPERVTPEVFEQTVRVNLLGVWNCCYYAAQGMLRDGKGGSIVNIASIAGLGGLGQFPPAYQATKGAVINLTRNLAASWGDRGVRVNAIAPGWFPSEMTAGVFGVTVFREWVRKSAPMGRTGEPDELVAPLLFLASDASSFVTGTTLVVDGGLSATWGDVPEQGLETLAQAGYGDLARKIRPGAAAVK, encoded by the coding sequence ATGAAATCCATCCAGCAGCTTTTTGATCTGAGCGGTAAGACCGCAATTGTGACCGGCGCGTCGTACGGCCTGGGGGTGACGTTTGCCGAAGCGCTGGCCATGCAGGGCGCGAACGTGGCGGCGGCGGCGCGCAGCGTGGACAAGCTGAAGGCGCTGGCGGCGAAGCTGGGCGACGCAAAGTCGCTGGCGGTGGCGTGCGACGTGAGCGAGGCGGCGCAGGTGGCGGCGCTGTTCGAGCGCGTGGTGAATAGGTTTGGCCGCGTGGACATCGTGGTGAACAACGCCGGGATCAACGACGGATTCGTGCCGGAACGCGTGACGCCCGAGGTCTTCGAGCAGACGGTGCGCGTGAACCTGCTGGGTGTGTGGAACTGCTGCTACTACGCGGCGCAGGGGATGCTGCGCGATGGCAAGGGTGGGTCCATCGTGAATATCGCGTCCATCGCGGGGTTGGGCGGTCTGGGGCAGTTTCCGCCGGCGTATCAGGCGACGAAGGGCGCGGTCATCAACCTGACGCGGAACCTGGCGGCGAGCTGGGGCGACCGTGGCGTGCGCGTGAACGCCATCGCGCCGGGATGGTTCCCGAGCGAGATGACGGCGGGCGTATTCGGCGTGACGGTGTTCCGCGAGTGGGTGAGGAAGTCGGCGCCGATGGGGCGCACCGGCGAGCCGGACGAACTGGTGGCGCCGCTGCTGTTCCTGGCGTCGGATGCCTCGAGCTTTGTGACCGGGACGACGCTGGTGGTGGATGGCGGGCTGAGCGCCACATGGGGCGACGTGCCGGAGCAAGGGCTGGAGACGCTGGCGCAGGCAGGTTATGGCGACCTGGCGCGGAAGATCAGGCCGGGAGCGGCGGCGGTGAAATAA
- the gcvT gene encoding glycine cleavage system aminomethyltransferase GcvT, whose product MSVEATQSALRKTALNALHRAMGAKMVDFGGWDMPVEYPAFEGRPAGLINEHMAVRTGVGLFDVSHMGDLRIAGPQALGAVQHATMNDAGLLVDGKAQYSAMLYPQGTFVDDVIVHKVRDNDYLIVINAGTREKDFHWAREAVRGFDARVTDEGDKYTQLAIQGPKAEATLQKLTDAPLASLKPYTFTFGTVCGIAEVMIARTGYTGEDGFEIYIPSDPETSAMVWKKALEAGREFGILPCGLGARNTLRLEARLPLYGHEISEEINVWEAGLDRFCKLEKAEFIGKDSLVKAREPGLKRKLVGLEMTERGIARDGYPVLDSSGNRVGHVTSGSHSPYLKKNIALAYVPPQLSEIGSDVKVEIRGIAVCAKVVPTPFYKKPKKA is encoded by the coding sequence ATGTCTGTCGAAGCCACGCAATCCGCCCTGCGCAAGACCGCGCTGAACGCGTTGCATCGCGCGATGGGCGCCAAGATGGTGGACTTCGGCGGATGGGACATGCCGGTCGAGTATCCGGCGTTTGAAGGCCGTCCGGCGGGGCTGATCAACGAGCACATGGCGGTGCGCACGGGTGTGGGACTGTTCGACGTCTCGCACATGGGCGATTTGCGGATTGCAGGGCCGCAGGCGCTCGGGGCGGTGCAGCACGCCACGATGAATGACGCGGGGCTGCTGGTGGACGGCAAGGCGCAATACTCGGCGATGCTGTATCCGCAGGGCACGTTCGTGGACGACGTGATCGTGCACAAGGTGCGCGACAACGATTACCTGATCGTGATCAACGCCGGCACGCGCGAGAAGGACTTCCACTGGGCGCGCGAGGCGGTGCGCGGCTTCGACGCGCGCGTAACCGACGAGGGCGACAAGTACACGCAGCTCGCCATCCAGGGGCCGAAGGCGGAAGCGACGCTGCAAAAGCTGACGGACGCGCCGCTGGCGTCACTGAAGCCGTACACGTTCACGTTCGGCACGGTGTGCGGGATCGCGGAGGTGATGATTGCGCGCACCGGCTACACGGGCGAAGACGGATTCGAGATCTACATCCCGTCCGATCCCGAAACGAGCGCGATGGTATGGAAGAAAGCGCTGGAGGCGGGGCGCGAGTTCGGCATCCTGCCGTGCGGGCTGGGCGCGCGCAACACGCTGCGCCTGGAAGCGCGGCTGCCGCTCTACGGACACGAGATTTCCGAGGAGATCAACGTGTGGGAAGCGGGGCTGGACCGCTTCTGCAAGCTGGAGAAGGCGGAGTTCATCGGGAAAGATTCACTGGTCAAGGCGCGCGAACCGGGACTGAAGCGGAAGCTGGTGGGGCTGGAGATGACCGAGCGGGGGATCGCGCGGGACGGGTATCCGGTGCTCGATTCTTCAGGGAATCGCGTTGGTCATGTTACGAGCGGTTCACATTCCCCTTATTTAAAGAAAAACATTGCCCTGGCCTATGTGCCGCCGCAGCTTTCCGAGATCGGATCGGACGTTAAGGTCGAGATTCGCGGCATTGCGGTCTGCGCCAAGGTTGTTCCCACGCCGTTTTACAAAAAGCCAAAGAAGGCATAA